GACGCAGTGTTGCAGAATCTCGCAGACAGTGGCTCCCTTATGGTTGGCGGCAGCTTTGAGGACATCAACTGTTCCTGTAGCATCTGTTGCCACGCAACGTGCAAAGAAGCGTCCGCGTGCGCCGAAACAAAGCTCTGCCGGACGGAACGGATCTTCAACTGTACCGTAGGGTGAGGATTTGCTGACAAAACCACGAGGAGATGTCGGAGAATACTGTCCCTTGGTCAGACCATAGATACGGTTGTTCAGCAACAGGATATTTATGTCGATATTGCGGCGTATGGCGTGGATGAAATGATTGCCACCGATGGCCATACCGTCACCGTCACCGGATATCTGCCATACCATCAAATCGGGATTAGCTACTTTACAACCGGTGGAGATGGCGGCAGCACGTCCGTGAATGGTCTGCATCGCATATGTATTCATATAATAAGGCAGACGGCTGGAGCAACCGATGCCGGAGATTACTGCTGTTTCGCTGGGAGCAATGCCGATCTCGGCCATCGCTTTGTGCAGTGAAGCCAGGAAGAAGTGGTCACCGCAACCCGGACACCAACGGGGCTGTCCTTTTTTGAAGTCTTTCGCTGTATATTCGCTCATAATGTTTCTTTCTTTACAGGGTTATTACTTGTTTAGAATCTCGGTGAAGGCGGCAACTAACTCGGCTACGACAAATGGTTGTCCTTTGACTTCATTGAATTGATACGGCGTGAAGTTGTCGATCTTCATGCGCAGGTATCCGGCAAATTGTCCCAGATTCTGTTCGGCAACTACTACTTTTT
Above is a window of Bacteroides helcogenes P 36-108 DNA encoding:
- a CDS encoding 2-oxoacid:ferredoxin oxidoreductase subunit beta, coding for MSEYTAKDFKKGQPRWCPGCGDHFFLASLHKAMAEIGIAPSETAVISGIGCSSRLPYYMNTYAMQTIHGRAAAISTGCKVANPDLMVWQISGDGDGMAIGGNHFIHAIRRNIDINILLLNNRIYGLTKGQYSPTSPRGFVSKSSPYGTVEDPFRPAELCFGARGRFFARCVATDATGTVDVLKAAANHKGATVCEILQHCVIFNDNTYGDVYKKEGRAKNAIYLQHGKPMLFGENNEYGLMQEGFGLKVVKLGENGITEKDILVHDAHCTDNTVQLKLALMEGPDFPVALGVIRDVEAPTYNDAVHEQINDISGKKKYHNFQELLMTNDTWEVK